In [Leptolyngbya] sp. PCC 7376, a genomic segment contains:
- a CDS encoding DUF6760 family protein has translation MQEEVAYLAYHFHWDYEQIMSLEHQERRDWVAQVAQINQRINEQ, from the coding sequence TTGCAAGAAGAGGTCGCTTATTTGGCCTATCACTTCCATTGGGACTATGAGCAAATTATGTCCCTAGAGCATCAGGAACGGCGGGATTGGGTAGCGCAAGTGGCTCAGATCAATCAACGGATTAATGAACAGTAA
- a CDS encoding phage tail protein — MGLGSGIALKAALKAALAGGSVASFLGHDPHLTHNFFVEVGGVVVGGFSEVSGLSSTISTESYDEGGVNDFTHKFPTRTNAADLVLSRGLVNVDFFWWWFEATSRGVVAPMNGTILMLNAERLPWPPMWWMFKQAYPVGWEGPSLNASSQADIAVERITLTHQGLTKFTGIKGAL, encoded by the coding sequence ATGGGTCTTGGTTCGGGAATAGCATTAAAAGCGGCTTTGAAAGCAGCTCTAGCGGGCGGCTCGGTGGCGAGTTTTCTCGGGCATGATCCCCATCTCACTCACAACTTTTTTGTGGAAGTGGGCGGTGTTGTGGTTGGTGGGTTTAGTGAGGTGAGTGGTCTTAGTAGCACTATTAGTACGGAAAGTTATGACGAAGGCGGTGTAAATGACTTTACTCATAAGTTTCCGACGCGGACGAATGCGGCTGATTTGGTTCTCAGCCGTGGTTTGGTTAATGTTGATTTTTTCTGGTGGTGGTTTGAGGCGACGAGCCGTGGGGTTGTAGCTCCAATGAACGGCACAATTTTGATGCTCAATGCTGAGCGATTACCTTGGCCGCCAATGTGGTGGATGTTTAAGCAGGCATACCCTGTGGGATGGGAAGGGCCTAGTTTAAATGCCAGCTCTCAAGCAGATATTGCGGTCGAGAGAATTACGCTGACGCACCAAGGTTTGACGAAATTTACAGGCATTAAGGGAGCACTCTAG
- a CDS encoding LysM peptidoglycan-binding domain-containing protein, with protein sequence MALEKLTIKAEKSTSGSFTNIIPVMFNPQSISMSASGWQVDRKGNLVPSTPTPDILTLDLFYDTTLYANQWPKNFVSNLISFSASSIPPENVQKFTSQITDLTNPSIGTDSKRPPLCKIYWGKFSDSGLVFSSCFLKTAEKTLTHFWADGTPVRATLKCTFQAWTDPESDKKVQNPIDDPVRIVKRGETLSSIAQEEYGDPNLWRIIANENRLLNPRKLKPGLVLTIPPLSPSDYLGGGN encoded by the coding sequence ATGGCGCTAGAAAAACTCACAATCAAAGCTGAAAAAAGCACATCTGGCAGTTTCACCAATATCATTCCGGTGATGTTCAACCCCCAGAGCATTTCGATGAGTGCGAGCGGTTGGCAGGTGGATCGCAAAGGAAATCTTGTGCCGAGCACGCCCACTCCAGATATTCTTACCCTTGATTTGTTTTACGACACCACCCTCTATGCCAACCAATGGCCTAAAAATTTCGTCAGTAATCTCATCTCATTTTCTGCCAGCAGCATCCCCCCGGAGAATGTTCAGAAATTTACGAGCCAAATTACAGATTTAACGAATCCCAGCATTGGTACCGATTCCAAACGTCCCCCTCTTTGCAAAATCTACTGGGGCAAATTTAGTGATAGTGGCTTAGTTTTTTCTAGTTGCTTTCTGAAAACTGCCGAGAAAACATTAACCCATTTTTGGGCAGATGGCACCCCTGTCCGCGCCACATTAAAATGCACCTTTCAAGCTTGGACTGATCCTGAAAGTGATAAAAAAGTCCAAAACCCCATCGATGACCCAGTGCGCATCGTTAAACGTGGTGAAACCCTTAGTAGCATTGCCCAAGAGGAATATGGTGATCCAAATCTATGGCGCATTATTGCCAACGAAAATCGCTTATTAAACCCCCGTAAACTCAAGCCTGGTTTAGTGTTGACCATTCCGCCGTTGTCGCCGAGTGACTATTTGGGAGGTGGGAATTAG
- a CDS encoding phage late control D family protein, with the protein MPSKPTAIESLSPRFKLLLNDQALSSDEQKSLESDVLSINVSEDIDAISMFDVTLESWNESKQELTWIESKFFELGNEVEIQMGFETKLKTVFIGQITGLEPEFNSTDNPKLVVRGHDRRHLLLRGKKTKSFAKMSDAAIAKKIAETHGLTPKVVETKPKITLESVLQHNQTDFEFLQDRARRIGYELMVEGKELHFRPHANDEKAVLKLSAKKDLLDFSPRLSTMTQLPQVEVRGWSMMEKKAVMGVANASKEPSKMGGKALGVDQTKKAFGKSVEKGSHTVVTSPVSTKAEADLLAIGQLKDMAIAYITAEGTIQGLGDLRAGKTIEITDAGTKFSGLYYLTSVQHSFSEDNGYATKFTARRNST; encoded by the coding sequence ATGCCAAGTAAACCCACTGCCATTGAATCTCTCAGTCCAAGGTTTAAGCTGCTGCTCAATGATCAAGCGTTATCTTCTGATGAGCAAAAATCCCTTGAGTCCGATGTGCTGTCCATCAATGTTTCTGAGGATATCGATGCGATCAGTATGTTCGATGTGACGCTGGAGTCGTGGAATGAAAGTAAGCAGGAATTAACTTGGATTGAGAGCAAATTTTTTGAGCTGGGTAATGAAGTCGAGATTCAAATGGGCTTCGAAACAAAGCTCAAAACAGTTTTTATTGGGCAAATTACTGGTTTAGAACCGGAGTTTAATTCTACTGATAACCCTAAGCTCGTGGTGCGGGGCCATGATCGACGGCATTTACTTCTACGCGGTAAAAAGACAAAATCTTTCGCCAAAATGTCCGACGCGGCGATCGCCAAAAAGATTGCGGAGACCCATGGTTTAACCCCCAAGGTGGTAGAAACAAAACCGAAAATCACCCTTGAATCGGTGTTGCAACATAATCAAACCGATTTTGAATTTTTGCAAGATCGGGCACGTCGGATTGGCTATGAACTGATGGTGGAAGGAAAAGAATTACATTTTCGCCCCCATGCTAATGACGAGAAAGCTGTGCTGAAACTCAGCGCCAAAAAGGATTTGCTCGATTTTTCGCCACGCCTGAGCACCATGACTCAACTGCCCCAAGTGGAAGTGCGCGGTTGGTCGATGATGGAAAAAAAAGCAGTGATGGGAGTCGCCAACGCCAGCAAAGAACCCAGCAAAATGGGTGGTAAAGCATTAGGGGTTGACCAAACGAAAAAAGCATTCGGGAAGTCTGTCGAAAAAGGTAGCCACACCGTTGTGACTAGCCCTGTCTCCACCAAAGCTGAAGCCGATTTACTCGCCATTGGACAGCTCAAAGATATGGCGATCGCCTATATCACCGCTGAAGGAACGATCCAAGGATTAGGAGATTTGCGGGCAGGTAAGACAATCGAAATTACTGATGCAGGCACTAAATTTAGTGGGCTGTATTACTTGACCTCTGTACAACACAGCTTTTCTGAAGACAACGGCTACGCAACCAAATTCACCGCGAGGCGCAACTCGACCTAA
- a CDS encoding phage baseplate assembly protein V encodes MIGLDLIALEQPQQKIYGMVIGIVTNNQDPEKLGRIKVKFPWLTNAEESKEGAESDWARIVTPMAGGDRGMFILPELEDEVLVAFEQGDISQPYVLGALWNGVDKPPIEKDEDEKNDLRVFKSRNGNKVIFDDAEGKERIVIQDKLGKNKIVIQDTIMIFNDKAKELKDLEPDKAQFTLDASATPVKITVGKDQDFLIEGTGNITFQNPDKDFAIECKNFTLKTSANTTIEAGGNAEITGDKAAFEGKSGMDLKCSSGVKVNSSSLEVS; translated from the coding sequence ATGATTGGCCTAGACTTAATCGCCCTCGAACAACCCCAACAAAAGATTTACGGCATGGTCATTGGCATTGTCACAAACAACCAAGATCCTGAAAAGTTGGGGCGCATTAAGGTGAAATTTCCGTGGCTCACCAACGCGGAAGAAAGTAAGGAAGGGGCAGAAAGTGATTGGGCAAGGATCGTCACTCCGATGGCTGGAGGCGATCGCGGCATGTTTATTTTGCCGGAGTTGGAGGATGAGGTTTTAGTCGCCTTTGAGCAGGGGGATATCAGTCAGCCCTATGTGCTTGGGGCATTGTGGAATGGTGTCGATAAACCGCCCATAGAAAAAGATGAAGATGAAAAAAATGACTTGCGTGTTTTTAAATCTCGTAATGGTAATAAGGTGATTTTTGATGATGCAGAAGGCAAAGAAAGAATCGTCATCCAGGATAAATTAGGCAAAAATAAAATCGTCATTCAAGACACCATTATGATCTTTAATGACAAGGCAAAAGAACTTAAAGATTTAGAACCCGATAAAGCACAATTTACCCTTGATGCTTCTGCCACTCCTGTGAAAATTACTGTAGGTAAGGACCAAGATTTTCTCATCGAAGGAACAGGTAATATTACGTTTCAAAATCCTGATAAAGACTTTGCAATCGAATGTAAAAATTTCACGCTAAAAACCAGTGCTAACACTACCATTGAAGCTGGAGGTAATGCTGAGATTACTGGAGATAAAGCTGCCTTTGAAGGAAAATCTGGGATGGATTTGAAATGCTCCTCTGGCGTGAAAGTAAATAGTAGTTCTTTGGAGGTGAGTTAG
- a CDS encoding GPW/gp25 family protein — protein MDIDFLGVGWRSPLILEKGSFQTARYEAAVQQSVWMILSTAKGERVMRPTFGCGIHDRVFSPNSSGTVGEIVNDVRESLTEWEPRIDLLDVDTTADEENPNVLLIRVHYQVRTTNNIFNLVYPFYLQ, from the coding sequence ATGGATATTGATTTTCTCGGGGTCGGGTGGCGATCGCCTCTTATCCTCGAAAAAGGATCATTCCAAACGGCTCGCTACGAAGCAGCTGTACAGCAATCAGTGTGGATGATTCTCAGTACTGCCAAAGGAGAGCGGGTGATGCGTCCCACTTTTGGTTGTGGCATCCATGACCGCGTTTTCTCGCCTAATAGTTCTGGCACTGTGGGTGAAATTGTTAACGATGTGCGGGAGTCTTTGACGGAATGGGAACCCCGCATTGATTTACTGGATGTTGATACGACGGCTGATGAAGAAAACCCTAATGTTTTGTTGATTCGGGTGCATTATCAAGTGCGGACAACCAACAATATTTTTAATCTTGTTTATCCCTTCTATCTACAATGA
- a CDS encoding baseplate J/gp47 family protein: MTSSPPKIDQRRYEDVVQQLCSLTERYTAELQIVDELLLGKVLAKDVFDSEENLIISAHKTVVEVANETTQVALDDLLESGIEEVWIKRWHSENIDAGKALIRIFGNMVATVSDRLNRVPEKNFLSFLDLIGSQLKPPEAARVPLTFQLAEGTKSDAFVPENTPVAAPPSEDQADEIIFETDRPLVLTPAQLQTVWMQDPRTQTWSDRLSAATGNTSTAYEAFAGEQNVAHHLYVSCPEIFALEGLKAIALKITSKNNTQAKQLKQLSPTWETWQSGVWQSLEPTRNNVQSRIWNLGFTDVPTLKTTTYHGQTARWLRATLTGHPQNTPIINGIDCTAEIVRENLIPTKALSNDVAVDLSKDFYPFGEESALNDAFYVQLQTESVHPNGKVTVEIDLSEANEVTAADVTVQWELGDGLQWQAVTFSEGDIQFYGGLKLTATLTLPETLPELSTVDGETGYWLRARITEGFFGILPKARRYPIYDELTIVGTQANMGRNQVVVDSADILEVGDIVRLYPITTGETYQYPEEHEITAIAYDTKTISLDTNLKQTLAVGTRVLRKTIASETPTPIHEPPQVKFIRLSYDFVLTQTATIAAENNFGYAIGTPFQTQLARSAQVGDRHLDLDKIDHLDVGEIVTTPDANYQIIGIMPAAKRLLLGKAIAKYTPKYSEITREFRPFVGIAETEPTLYLGFNQPFSNNTTTLYFQIDPPDPDMEPDFSGDAPQLVWEYSSPQGWQRLGVQDETKGFSQRGIVQFIAPADFSVWRSRNQEQAWLRVRWVSGAFPIPPQMRRILTNTTWANQATTLTSEVLGSSNNNADQIFYTRQTPVLMGETLGVQEDEIPEQLLGKDSLNIVKNDLGEIEEIWVKWQEVPDFYSSRSGDRHYTLDRQSGKIQFGDGQAGLIPPAGQQNIRLARYQTGGGTQGNIAANTVTQLKTTIPYVASVINLEAAGGGAEQEALTSLKERAPKQLRHRDRAVTLQDVGDLAYEASTEVARVKVLTPDLLTPNFNAINEQFWVDPTEEFADFETLLDSQAKKINSNAERDLLTASLRNLQTQCGSVQLIVLPQSGDRRPTASLGLLEDIRTHIENRAEASINVLMVPPRWQEVKVRAELVPVSLDEADRISQEVLERLDEFLHPLMGGTEGTGWEFGRYPHDSDLYALLQSLPEVDFVRSLNIELVEAEGNENQALGDFDETTLIYSGRHNITLVSPRGGQSR, from the coding sequence ATGACTTCTTCGCCACCAAAAATTGATCAACGGCGTTATGAAGATGTCGTTCAACAGCTCTGTTCTCTCACTGAGAGATATACGGCAGAGTTGCAGATTGTTGACGAATTGTTATTAGGAAAAGTTTTAGCTAAAGATGTTTTTGATAGTGAAGAGAATCTGATTATTTCAGCACATAAAACAGTAGTGGAAGTTGCTAATGAAACGACACAAGTTGCACTAGATGATTTGCTAGAAAGCGGCATTGAAGAAGTTTGGATAAAGCGTTGGCATTCAGAGAATATAGATGCTGGGAAAGCACTAATTCGGATTTTTGGAAATATGGTTGCGACGGTTAGCGATCGCCTTAATCGTGTGCCAGAGAAAAATTTCCTCAGCTTTTTAGATCTGATCGGCTCACAACTTAAACCCCCAGAAGCGGCAAGGGTTCCTCTGACATTTCAGTTGGCGGAAGGGACAAAAAGTGATGCTTTCGTACCGGAAAATACCCCTGTTGCAGCACCTCCCAGCGAAGATCAAGCTGATGAAATTATTTTTGAAACGGATCGTCCCCTCGTGTTGACTCCAGCCCAACTCCAAACGGTATGGATGCAAGATCCACGTACCCAAACTTGGAGCGATCGCCTTTCTGCTGCCACTGGAAATACTAGTACTGCCTACGAAGCTTTTGCTGGAGAACAGAACGTTGCGCACCATCTCTATGTCAGTTGCCCAGAGATTTTTGCGTTAGAGGGATTGAAGGCGATCGCCCTAAAGATTACGAGTAAAAATAACACCCAAGCGAAACAACTTAAACAACTCAGTCCCACTTGGGAAACCTGGCAGTCAGGGGTGTGGCAAAGTCTCGAACCAACCCGCAATAATGTGCAATCGCGAATTTGGAATCTTGGCTTTACGGATGTGCCAACGCTAAAAACGACTACCTACCACGGGCAAACGGCACGCTGGTTACGGGCGACATTAACCGGACATCCTCAAAACACACCAATTATTAATGGCATTGACTGCACGGCAGAAATTGTCCGTGAGAATTTAATCCCCACCAAGGCTCTGAGTAATGATGTAGCGGTGGATTTGAGCAAAGATTTTTATCCGTTTGGGGAAGAGTCTGCCCTCAATGACGCATTTTACGTGCAGCTCCAAACTGAGTCGGTGCATCCTAATGGCAAGGTCACAGTTGAAATCGATCTCTCGGAGGCAAATGAAGTAACAGCTGCGGATGTGACAGTGCAATGGGAACTCGGTGATGGTTTGCAATGGCAAGCCGTGACCTTTTCGGAAGGTGATATTCAGTTTTATGGTGGTTTGAAACTCACTGCTACGCTCACCCTCCCTGAGACTTTGCCGGAACTGAGTACGGTCGATGGGGAAACGGGCTATTGGTTGCGAGCGAGAATTACGGAGGGCTTTTTTGGCATTCTTCCGAAGGCACGACGCTATCCGATTTATGATGAGTTGACTATTGTGGGAACCCAAGCCAATATGGGTCGCAATCAAGTGGTGGTCGATAGTGCAGACATCCTTGAAGTGGGCGATATTGTGCGGCTGTATCCCATCACCACAGGGGAAACTTACCAATATCCCGAAGAGCATGAAATTACGGCGATCGCCTACGACACGAAAACAATTAGCCTCGACACAAATCTAAAACAGACTTTGGCAGTGGGAACGCGAGTTTTACGGAAAACCATTGCGAGTGAAACACCAACCCCGATCCATGAGCCACCCCAAGTGAAATTTATTCGGCTCAGCTATGATTTCGTGCTGACACAAACCGCAACCATCGCCGCTGAAAATAATTTTGGGTATGCGATTGGCACGCCTTTTCAAACCCAACTTGCTCGCAGTGCTCAAGTGGGCGATCGCCATCTAGATTTAGACAAGATCGATCATTTAGATGTGGGGGAAATTGTCACTACGCCCGACGCGAATTATCAAATTATTGGCATTATGCCCGCCGCGAAACGGCTTTTATTAGGTAAGGCGATCGCCAAATACACGCCAAAATATAGCGAGATTACAAGAGAATTTCGGCCTTTTGTGGGCATTGCTGAAACTGAACCAACATTGTATTTAGGTTTTAATCAACCGTTTAGCAACAACACAACGACCCTATATTTCCAGATTGACCCACCCGATCCCGATATGGAACCGGATTTCAGTGGAGATGCGCCACAACTGGTTTGGGAATATAGTAGTCCGCAGGGTTGGCAACGCCTCGGTGTGCAGGATGAAACGAAAGGATTTTCGCAACGAGGCATCGTTCAATTTATTGCGCCAGCGGATTTTTCTGTGTGGCGATCGCGGAATCAAGAACAAGCGTGGTTGCGAGTGCGATGGGTATCGGGAGCCTTTCCCATTCCACCTCAGATGCGCCGCATTTTAACGAATACCACCTGGGCAAATCAGGCCACAACCCTTACATCTGAAGTGCTTGGTTCCAGTAATAACAACGCCGACCAAATTTTCTATACTCGCCAAACTCCAGTGCTGATGGGCGAAACTTTAGGGGTGCAAGAGGATGAAATCCCGGAGCAATTGTTAGGGAAAGATTCTCTAAATATCGTTAAAAATGACCTCGGTGAAATCGAAGAAATTTGGGTAAAGTGGCAGGAAGTACCGGATTTCTATAGCTCACGATCAGGCGATCGCCATTACACCTTGGATCGACAGAGCGGCAAAATTCAGTTTGGGGATGGACAAGCGGGTTTAATTCCGCCAGCAGGGCAACAAAATATTAGATTGGCACGCTATCAAACGGGCGGTGGCACACAGGGTAATATTGCTGCCAATACGGTCACCCAACTGAAAACCACCATTCCCTATGTGGCGAGTGTGATCAATCTCGAAGCGGCAGGCGGTGGTGCAGAACAGGAAGCGCTGACATCATTAAAAGAACGTGCCCCCAAACAATTACGCCATCGTGATCGCGCCGTAACCTTACAGGATGTGGGCGATTTAGCCTATGAAGCCTCTACCGAAGTCGCCCGCGTGAAAGTCCTCACACCGGATTTACTCACACCGAATTTCAATGCGATTAATGAACAATTTTGGGTCGATCCTACTGAGGAATTTGCCGACTTTGAAACATTGCTCGATAGCCAAGCCAAGAAAATCAATAGCAATGCAGAACGGGATTTATTGACCGCATCTCTACGCAATCTGCAAACCCAATGCGGTTCTGTGCAACTGATCGTGTTGCCCCAAAGTGGCGATCGCCGACCCACTGCAAGCCTTGGATTATTGGAAGATATTCGTACTCACATCGAAAATCGCGCCGAAGCGTCGATCAATGTGTTGATGGTTCCACCGCGTTGGCAGGAAGTGAAAGTTCGTGCGGAGTTGGTACCTGTCTCTCTCGATGAAGCTGATCGCATTAGTCAGGAAGTGTTGGAAAGATTAGACGAATTTCTCCATCCTCTAATGGGCGGAACTGAGGGCACTGGTTGGGAATTTGGTCGTTATCCCCATGATTCAGACCTCTATGCCCTCTTGCAATCTTTGCCGGAAGTGGACTTTGTGCGATCGCTCAATATCGAGTTAGTAGAGGCTGAAGGCAATGAAAATCAAGCATTGGGAGACTTCGACGAAACGACTTTGATTTATTCTGGCCGTCACAATATCACCCTTGTTTCACCCCGAGGAGGACAATCCCGATGA
- a CDS encoding baseplate J/gp47 family protein → MSLPLPNLDDRNYAQLVEEAIAQIPVEYPEWTDHNPSDTGIVLIEMLAWLTEMVLYRVNQVPDQNIASFLSLLKGEPYELPINLTPDQQQEHLQTEIRTTLSQLRQRYRAITTPDFRHLILHEWTRQATATDLTVQRVKCLPQRNLTSVTPYETAKSHISLVIVPKQTEQLTANPLSQNPRKLFEFLDARRLLTTQLHVITPTYVAIALETKLILQDGSQPETVKKRAQQELSLFFHPTQSGRYWQGKGWQFGRSVYISELYSLLDQVEGVDYVSELILRDAESNDVQEVTLAPDQLVEFTLERSQISTVVQVGNETREI, encoded by the coding sequence ATGAGCTTGCCATTACCAAACCTCGATGATCGCAACTATGCCCAGCTCGTCGAAGAGGCGATCGCCCAGATTCCGGTGGAATATCCTGAGTGGACGGATCACAACCCCTCCGATACGGGTATTGTGCTGATCGAAATGTTGGCGTGGCTCACGGAAATGGTGCTGTATCGCGTCAATCAAGTCCCTGACCAAAACATTGCTAGTTTCCTGAGTTTGCTGAAGGGAGAACCCTATGAGCTACCCATTAATCTGACTCCTGACCAGCAACAGGAACATCTTCAAACCGAAATTCGCACCACCCTATCGCAGCTCCGTCAACGTTATCGAGCGATCACGACCCCAGATTTTCGTCATTTAATTTTGCATGAATGGACGCGTCAAGCCACTGCGACTGATCTCACAGTGCAACGGGTGAAATGTTTACCCCAACGTAATCTCACTTCCGTAACGCCCTATGAAACAGCGAAAAGTCATATCAGTTTGGTGATTGTGCCCAAACAAACAGAACAACTCACCGCCAATCCCCTTTCCCAAAATCCCCGCAAGCTATTTGAGTTTCTCGATGCTCGTCGCTTACTGACTACTCAATTGCATGTCATCACTCCAACCTATGTGGCGATCGCCCTGGAAACAAAACTGATTTTGCAAGACGGTAGCCAACCCGAAACTGTGAAAAAACGAGCCCAACAGGAACTGAGTTTATTTTTCCATCCCACCCAATCCGGTCGATATTGGCAAGGGAAAGGCTGGCAGTTTGGTCGTAGTGTCTATATCTCTGAGCTATATAGCCTCTTGGATCAGGTCGAAGGCGTTGATTATGTTAGCGAATTAATCTTGCGAGATGCTGAGAGCAATGACGTTCAAGAAGTTACCTTGGCACCCGATCAACTAGTCGAATTCACCCTAGAAAGGAGCCAAATTTCAACAGTTGTCCAAGTGGGCAATGAAACTCGCGAGATTTAA
- a CDS encoding phage tail protein, protein MTLNSNQPNSQYINYLPPVLQEDQLLSQFLLSFEQVLTGFETAPQAASIITSDTVSPPGLESILDNIHLYFSPQETPSEFLPWLAGWVGLSLRDEWDVRVKREFIRQVISLYQLRGTKIGLEKVLALYLKNSGFGDKVKVFEHFEHLPHYFQVQLTLPDRDPEKYWRQARIAKAIIDQEKPAHTYYTLKILVPTMQITKDVQQYFSFTLIDPPQKRVFNLTVTITPDAKNPEKDLNWIAQQLKIHFDNGIESIRFPTRKTIIQDESFALEFQTTHQQFLKSLDGFKLTISNQTDSKFMGTIAVDVSYQLNRQNVTNRIYTEQLNLNPVLRMVDSKDGRGSSVIYGDRDPAGLMITDAIEAEPIPFYLFDDPEKQVFTIDTRIIVESAIETVNQDDESIEQPVEITRDLMFKLGATIREQNSNSYLLSSRPNIENNILSFQKVVTHEQFLKTVEGYQLRLKNLSLKQLSGEVQIDVSFQLNNETVTHRILTQSFNLAALGEYDRMQICQRNEAGEIIAGNTILGTTSQAI, encoded by the coding sequence ATGACGCTCAACTCAAACCAGCCCAATAGCCAATACATTAATTATCTACCTCCAGTACTTCAGGAAGATCAATTGCTGTCGCAGTTTCTGTTGAGTTTTGAGCAAGTTCTTACAGGTTTTGAAACAGCACCTCAAGCTGCCTCAATCATTACATCTGATACCGTTTCACCGCCGGGCTTAGAAAGTATTCTCGATAATATTCATCTGTACTTTAGCCCCCAAGAAACACCTTCAGAATTTCTGCCATGGCTAGCGGGATGGGTTGGCTTAAGCCTACGAGATGAATGGGATGTAAGAGTTAAACGAGAATTTATTCGGCAGGTTATTTCTCTCTATCAATTGCGTGGCACAAAAATTGGCTTAGAAAAAGTCTTAGCCTTGTACTTAAAGAACTCTGGCTTTGGCGATAAAGTCAAAGTTTTTGAACATTTTGAACATTTGCCTCATTATTTCCAAGTTCAGCTAACTTTACCCGACCGCGACCCAGAAAAATATTGGCGGCAAGCTCGCATTGCCAAGGCAATTATTGACCAAGAAAAACCAGCTCATACCTATTACACGCTGAAAATTCTTGTGCCGACGATGCAGATCACAAAGGATGTGCAGCAATATTTCAGCTTTACGCTTATTGATCCGCCTCAAAAACGAGTTTTCAATCTGACTGTGACGATTACGCCCGATGCTAAAAACCCCGAAAAAGATCTGAATTGGATTGCTCAACAATTAAAAATTCACTTCGATAATGGAATTGAATCAATTAGATTCCCGACTCGTAAAACCATCATTCAAGATGAATCCTTTGCACTGGAATTTCAAACGACACATCAACAATTCTTGAAATCTCTTGATGGTTTTAAATTGACTATTTCCAACCAAACCGATAGTAAATTTATGGGGACGATCGCCGTTGACGTTAGTTACCAACTTAATCGTCAGAATGTAACCAACCGCATCTATACAGAGCAGCTCAACCTCAATCCAGTCCTACGAATGGTCGATTCTAAAGATGGTCGAGGAAGTAGCGTTATTTATGGCGATCGCGATCCTGCTGGCCTGATGATTACTGATGCGATAGAAGCTGAGCCGATTCCATTCTACTTATTCGATGATCCTGAAAAGCAAGTTTTTACGATTGATACTCGTATTATCGTCGAATCCGCTATCGAAACCGTGAACCAAGATGATGAATCCATCGAGCAACCTGTCGAAATTACGCGAGATTTAATGTTTAAACTTGGGGCGACAATTCGTGAGCAAAACTCTAATAGTTATTTATTAAGTTCTCGCCCAAATATTGAAAATAATATTCTCTCTTTTCAGAAAGTTGTAACTCATGAACAATTTCTCAAGACTGTCGAAGGTTATCAACTTAGATTGAAAAATCTTAGCCTTAAACAGCTGTCTGGAGAAGTACAGATTGATGTGTCATTTCAATTGAATAACGAAACTGTAACCCATCGGATCCTTACACAATCCTTTAACCTTGCTGCCCTAGGAGAATATGATCGAATGCAAATTTGTCAACGAAATGAAGCTGGTGAAATCATTGCTGGCAACACTATCCTAGGAACCACGAGTCAAGCTATTTGA